Genomic DNA from Salvia miltiorrhiza cultivar Shanhuang (shh) chromosome 1, IMPLAD_Smil_shh, whole genome shotgun sequence:
aataatataaagttgTTATTAAtgtgtaatttttaaaattagaagAGTCGTAGAATGCGATataacattttttatttgaggacttaTTAagctttttatatatttaaaatatataaaatacgtcaatattttttaagtatttcttttgtaattttcaTATTAAGCATATATgttcttatattttaaattgtatAGTCTAATATCAAGGTAATTTTAAACTGAAATAAatggagaaagaaaataattgaACGTAAAACATATTGTTGGTAAATTGATAAAACAATGTAAAACAAAGTACTCCATGTATTATATATTTTGCAGCACTTCCttatatacaacatttgtagtagtatttttttggTAGTCACCATCATTTTcacaaatcaaaattttcaaaccagAATGATTTATGACTCGTGAAATTGCTACATAAAACTGTCCATGACTAAACACTGGTCTTTTCAAAAATAATCCAACGTGGGTTAATGATTGACCTTGgcttttgtttaattattgtcATTGCATAAGAGACTATGACAGGAAATTGTTTTCTCTGAAATCTGAACGGCAATCTTGGATCTGATGGTGTCAATGACATTCTTGGAATAAGAACTTTGTTTCCAGCATTGTGACCAGTTATAACTTTGGCTTCCAATACGTGACTCTCCAGTCTGGTAATAACCAATCTAGTGCCATTGCACAAGCCATTTGCATGATCTATATCCCTCAATAGCATGACTGGAGTTCCAACTTTCAAGTATAGTTCATGATTGGGGTCACCAGAACATTTAAGACTATTTAGGAACTCAGGCGTATGTATGTCATGGAGCAACGATGAAGTAGAGTCTGTTGTGCATGTCTTATCTGAGTTTAAATATTGTCTGCCTTCACACTCATTCAATGAAACCATGTATTGATTTATAGACTCAATCACGTTTAGTGTGGGCGCCAAAATAGCTCGTTCCAGCAAATAGGTTGGATTGTCACTGCAACTGCTGAATGATGAATAAATCTCATCGACTATAGCAGCAATAGGATCTCCTGAATATTTAATGAGAATGTCATCTGGAAGCTCAATATCCACTTCACCATCATTTGGACCTCCTAGTATCCCATCTCCCACACTTGCTATCCACTTTGCAAATTGTTGCAATCTGGTGAACTCGTCAATTGTACGTGCATTCCCAAGTCTCATGCTTTTTGTTAATCTTAAGACAGTGCAAATCTTCCATAGATATGAAGAATTGATTGTAGCATTCACAACATCTTGTCTAGTACCTCTCGACTGCGCAGGCTCTTCGCATTCATTTATTATCCCGAGTCTTTAgttaaacctgcgctggttaatttatttaataataataataacaataa
This window encodes:
- the LOC131020156 gene encoding uncharacterized protein LOC131020156, with product MRLGNARTIDEFTRLQQFAKWIASVGDGILGGPNDGEVDIELPDDILIKYSGDPIAAIVDEIYSSFSSCSDNPTYLLERAILAPTLNVIESINQYMVSLNECEGRQYLNSDKTCTTDSTSSLLHDIHTPEFLNSLKCSGDPNHELYLKVGTPVMLLRDIDHANGLCNGTRLVITRLESHVLEAKVITGHNAGNKVLIPRMSLTPSDPRLPFRFQRKQFPVIVSYAMTIIKQKPRSIINPRWIIFEKTSV